The segment ATTACTCAGTGATTATTAATCACTGTgttttatctcatgattcttgacaaatgtatattttatatacactgagagcatatgccccaatgacaaattccttgtgtgtccaatcacacttggctaataaaaaaaatcctattctctacatatacatatgtatttactgacagaaagatgaaatatgatgcAATTACAACGATTTTgtgtgaaaacaaatctttatgtaactaaattaattaataaaaaaagagTACGGAAGGtggcttaaaaataataataataataataatagagaagacattgataaccaaaaagaacaacggTGAATGCCGATGacttctattcaccagaaaataatttgatatgcaacaagactgtaactctccttctctcaagaggaaattgatgatatttttatgttatttgtaattttctaattgtccaggtgttttttgtttgtttagaagtgtatgtatgtttttctattttctttttgtgtattgcaaatatgtcaatgtatatattttcttgattatgcttttcaaaacaaattaataaaaattactttaaaaaaaatcctattctattcttttggtGACTTTTGGGGAACATCCATTAAGGTTTTTGACAACAGAATGGAAGTAATTTGTCACTATTTTTGGGATTCTTTCCCACCCCCCATTTCCCAGTCAAGTCCTGTGATTTTGATGATTTCTCATCTAGCAATTAACCAGGTTTGACTTTTCCAAGGTTATCCATGGTGCCAAAGCTGTTTACTCTAAGCACAAATGCCACAATACCTTCAAAAATCTGATCAATTACCTTATCGCAGTATTTCCATCTTGAAATATGGAAAGATTTTGATCATTGTCAAGAGCTAGCTTTTTAAGAAAATCACAAAGATTGTGGTAGCAATCATGGAAAGCATCACTAAGAGGATATGTTATCATAAAACAGACACTGATGAATAGGTTTCCTAAGCTGCCATTCaacaggtacagtgatacctcgtcttacaaacctctcgtcatgcaaacttttcgagatacaacccggggtttaagatttttttgtctcttcttccaaactattttcactttacaaactcaagccgccgccactgggatgccccgcctccggacttctgttgccagcgaagcgcccgtttttgcgctgctgggattcccctgaggctccccttcatgggaaaccccacctccggacttccctgtttttgtgatgctgctggggaatcacagcagtgcaaaaatgggtgctttgctggcaatggaagtccggaagtggggtttcccagcgaggggagcctcagtgaaatcgcagtatcataaaaacaccaaagtccggaggtgggacttcaaggacttctgtgtttttgcgatgctgcaatttcgctgaggctcccctcgctgggaaaccccacctcaggacttctgttgccagcaaagcacccgtttttgcactgctgggattcccctgcagcatcacaaaaacacggaagtccagaggtggggtttcccatggaggggagtctcaggggaatcccagcagcacaaaaacgggcgcttcggctggcaaaaggggtgagttttgggcttgcacgcattaatcgcttttccattgattcctatgggaaacattgtttcgtcttacaaacttttcaccttacaaacctcctcccagaaccaattaagtttgtaagatgaggtatcactgtatattcaactgCAAATTTCAGAATGTCCAGGCAGTTCTCAACACATTAGGGAACCTAAGGCTTAGTATATACTGATTGCTTCAGTTTCCTATTCTCATTTGTGGTTTGTGCACAACCACTTAAGTCAGGTTTAATTGCCACAAATTCTTCTTTATGAACTGCGCAAAATCAGAACATACATGGGGCACCTAATCCCAAAGTTTCCTTGAAGGGTCTTTCCCACTTGGTGCTCTCCAAATATTATGGATTTTACCCCCACCACATTGTGTCAATCAAACTAATGGGAATTGTAGTCTATcgagaacagtgtttcccaaccttggccacttgaagatatttggacttcaactcccaggattccccagccagcaaatactggctggggaattctgggagttgaagtcgagataccttcaagtggccaaggttgggaaacacagatcTAGAAGTTTGACTAGCTTCTCTGTAAGTATCTTCCAGGGTGTCAAAAATTTAGTCTACACCTGCACCTATGAAGTATGTTAGCTTGTGGCTTGTTTAGGTTTGATTTAGTCTATTGAATCCAACAATGGTGCTTTACCTTACCATTTTGCACAAACCTACCTTATGGTTAAACAAAACATGGTTTAATGCCACATGCAAAATCAGACTTATTCTCAAGAGGCAATTGAAAAGGAGCCTGAAAAAGGCTCAAGGATTTGAGGATGTCATGTACTTACAGAAATAGCAGACGTTTGAAAGGTTCAAAGCAGAACAATTTGAAAAAATAGGACATGTTAgattttaatattgattgtttcttcgttgcttatttgacccctatgacaattaatAATTGTActacacgattcttgacaaatgtatctttttcttttatgtacactgagagcataagcaccaagacaaattccttgtgtgtccaatcacccttggccaataaagaattctattctattcttttgtcCATTCTTTACTTGGAAGTTCAGGAACATTTTTTTACACATGGATATTTCAATTAAGACACAAACCCAAGCAAGGATTTTAAATTTGAGGGTTTAGTTTTTATTTGGAGAGAAACAAAATCACCTGTACATTTCCACTTCATTAATCAACAGTGATGTGTGCCTGCAAACAGAAGGAGCCTTAGCAAAATCTCCACTCTCGCAAACTTTctcaatttgaaaataaaaataaaattcctaGCCACACCATTTTTTcagaaaacaaaatcaaaactgaaaaaaaaaacaaaatcaagCCCCCAGAGAGCAACaagctattttttttccattcaaaCGTAATAGTCTTGCTCTTTAATTAGAGATAACAACAAAAAAAATGGAGGTACATGCACTTCAGTGTCTTCTTTAGCCCTTCTCAGTTAATTTCAGAAGGCAACATAGTTTGAGCCCTTccaaataaatagaaatacaacaaaggttttccccccgctttgaaaaattaaaaatatacacaattaCAGTTATTTTATTTGGTTTCAGAGTCAGAAAAAGCTAGGGAGCCGCTCACAGCTCATGTTTGTAGCAGCCTAACGAGAAATGCTAATCAGTCGGTCTTCTCCATCAGAAGTGACCTAACCTTGAAGCTTTGCCATTTTGGACACATGTGCCAGCTACCCTCCAGAAACTCCTGCGAGCTCaatttaaacaaaaaaccaaaaaaacccagaGGAATGTAATTACAAGAGTTGGGAGGGGACGGGAGACCAGAGCCAAAACCCCCAACCTGAGCCCAGTGATATTTtcaagtttaaaaaataaaaagagatgtTTGCAGACTTGGTAGTATTGAAGGGCAACAAGGCAGGGTATTGAAGGGTAATCTCTCAAGCCATCCAGGCTCCaggaaaaaaggtataaaatccaTCATTGCTAACCTCCCTCCCCGCCAAAGGAGAGGAGTGGATGGAAACAGCTTGTTCTGCCATCAGCGAACGATACAGCAGAGCAGATCCCAGCCTCTTTGAAACCGACCCCTCTTATTGTGCTTGTAGTCCAAATGCAGaagagttgttttttttttttgaaggggcAGGCTTTCTTTCCTGAATGGCTGGAGTTCTATAAACTGCTATTCACTCCCCATCTGCAGAAGCCTTTCAACTAATTCCGTGAAAAACGGCGCAAGAAGAAGCCACTCTCCCTTGTGAGAAAGCAGCAAGGCAGTGCAAGTGAGGGGGGGGGAGTTAAACCCCCCCAAAAGAAGCCTCTGGTGATTGTCTGTATTGTTTTTCAAGCAACAGGCAAGGACGAACGTATCTACAGGAGAAAACGAGAGCGCTGGAGGCAGGCATGTATCACTGTTAGGCCGCCAGGAAAGAACACAACGGGCCGGCTTCCCGCAGGGCCGAGCGGCTCAGCAACTGATGGCGCTGGGCTGCTGCTGTTTGTTCACAAAGTCTGAGAAGAAGTCAAACTCATTCTGTCCCAGGAAGAGTTCCGGCAGCTCCTGAACGCGGTCCAAGCCCAGCTCCAGAACCAAAGCCGTCAAGACCTCCTCGTCGATAAGATCCGTGTCCATAACATTCAAGGTAAAAGCCGGGGAGGGCAGGTGCTGCATACCTGGGTGCTGTCCCGGGCCCATCCTGTACTGCGGCGCCCCTGGACCAACCGGGCCAGCCGTCATGCCTAGGAGGGGATGGCCCTGGTACTGGGTGTTGAGTTTCTGCAAGTGCATGCTCGCCATAAGCTGCTGGGCACCCACAGGTCCCATGTACTGTTGCTGCTGACCAGGGTTGTTGAACATCACCGTGCTGGGCATCTGGTGGTGACCCATCTGTCCATTGATGCCCGGCCTCTGCCTCATCCCTCCATCCATGGCAGGGCCTCCGTACTGCATCATCTGGTGGTTGGGAGGAAGCGTCCTTAGCACATGCTGCTGCCCGTGTTGCGGTGGGGCCTGCATCCCGTTCATGCCTATCCGGTAGTTCTGCATCCCGTTCATGCCGTGGCTCATCGACATCATCATGTGATCAGCCATCACAAACAGGGCACTGCAAGACAAAAAGAGTTCAGGTTAGAAGGGCTGGCGTAGCAGACTCACTTGCTGTGAACTCTAAAGGCTCCACTGGCAGCAACTGGTGCTTGGAAGTCAAAGAAAGGCTGATTGGACCAGGATAacaggagtctacggagaggggcggcatacaaatctaataaataataataaataataataatatctgcaagaccgccttctgccgcacgaatcccagcgacccacagagttggccttctccgggtcccgtcgactaaacaatgtcgtctggcgggacccaggggaagagccttctctgtggtggctccgaccctctggaaccagctccccccagagattaggattgcccccactctccttgcctttcgtaaactccttaaaacccacctctgccggcgtcaggcatttatttatttattatttatttattagatttgtatgccgcccctctctgaagactcggggcggctcacaacagtaataaaaacaatatagcagtggaacaaatgggggaattgaaacctctcccccttgcccatgtagtttttatgtatgattcgattgtgtgcttgttttttatatattggggtttctttttttttggattttttaacctaaaactgtaatttagattgctaaatactagatttgttactatgtactgttttttttaccattattgtgagccgccccgagtctgcggagaggggcggcatataaatccaataaatctaatctaatctaatctaccttGCTGACGTTCTAACTAGTTGATCAGGTtatccctttcccccccccccagatgggAGAATGCAACAAAGTCATGCCTGCCAGCTGTCCTCAATTCCAATATATCAAAGGCAGCACCAGTGCAGTGTGACCTTCCAGTGAAGAATGTCACAATGTCAGCCTCGTCTTATGAGTCAAACCAGAAACTCCACAGGAAGACCAGAGCTACACACTTCACTGTGATAATTTCATGGAGAGATCAGAATCTTGAAAGACTGACTGCGCCGGTACCTTAACTCTAGCAATTTCTTAATATGTTTCCCAGCATGGCCAGCCCCCTTTTCTGCCAAGGTCAACTCTTTTTTCCTCTagaccagcgaatgctggctggggaattctgggagttgaagtccagatatcttcaagttgccaaggttgggaaacactgctctagacaagcTGTCCTGCATAGACCATTTGATATTATAAGCTACATAAGATATTataagttgtaagccgccctgagtttaaggagaagggcgacacaaaaatcaaataaataaataaacaaattatccacaATTCCTACTTAACTTGACACTCTTTGAGACACTGGGGTTGCACCTCGCTAAATTCTATCCACATTTGATGACTACTATATTGTGGGTGCAGGCTGATAGGCAGTTCCCagcgaaagctggctggggaatcctgggagttgaagtccagatatcttcacgtttcaagttttattggatttatatgccgcccctctccgaaaactcggggcggctaacaacaatcatgaacaatatacaataaaatctaataccgaaagcaaattaaaaccccttaatatataaaaaccaaacatacatacaaacataccatgtatacagttgtcaGAGAGTGTTTTGCCCAATTGGCCCCAAATTATTCAGTGGACTTTACAGCTGagttggaattattattattattattatttattagatttgtatgccgcccctctccgtagactttaatTTTTGCTTCCTAAACTGCATGTTAAGATAAGGATGTGGGGAACAAGGGGACTGGAAGCTTGAAGGGTAACTGCAGCTCTGGACAGCTGCAGATGTTTCTCCAAGCAATGGGCCAGAGCTAATTCAATGAAGCAAAGAGAGGCACGCATACATATAATTCCAGCCTTTCTTGTCCACAGTGGCAGCAGATGGTAGGGGCTCCTCCCTGCCCCCTCCGTCCATGTGGCAGAGAGAGAACTGGAGTAGGAAATCACAATGAGGCTCTTGGTCCAATGTTTTAGCTGAAAGAAAGACATTGAAGAGCTCCACATCCCACAGGGCATGAATGATCTTGAGAAGCCCTATAGAATAACTTGCATCGTATTTCTATGCCCCTTTCAGAGACATTTAATCTGGAGGAATACTGCTTTTGAACAGAGCCATGACACAATCTCAACAGCAAGCCACATCTTGGTCTAAAGTAGCACTGGCTAAACTTAGAAAAGGCGAGTAACTAGGATTCAGTTAACTGGGAATAATTGCACCTTCAGAAGTGACATGGATTTGTCCACCTTCAGTTAATACGTCACTCCAGTCTTCCCAGTGTATGTTCTCACGCAGGTTTTTATACTAACCGACACTAACAGCTGGCAAAGGATGCTGCAGTCCCACCTCTGTCCCAAACAAAAGTTAAAATTAAGCACAGCCCGCGCTGCTGCATTGAATTCCAAATTGTTTTTAATTCACCCATATCAGCATGTTGCTGATTAAGTGGGAAGCTGTTAAACTAAGAAGCAAGATTGCTTTCTCCTGCCCCAACCATTGTTTATATAGCCGGGAAACtcttatggcagtgtttcccaaccttggcaacttgaagatatttggacttcaactcccagaattccccagccagcattcgctggctggggaattctgggagttgaggtccaaatatcttcaagttgccaaggttgggaaacactgccttaaggtaTACTCTGAACCATACAGGCTGTGTGAattagtaaggggtgtgcataagtgcaccagtgcgccttccgtcccctgtcctaatgtttctcttttcatGTATACATATATTATGataatctttgtataccaccaatatgtactttgtaaaataaataaataaaaataaatacatctgcCCAATTTTTGTCCCGTCTCCTATGGAACTCATTGCACCGATCCCTCCACAGAGCATTTAGCCGGCAAAGGAAGCACCAACTTGTCTGCTTGCTAGCCCTCTTAGGCCAACCAGCCATTCCCAAAGGCCCGTTCCTCCCAACAAAACGCTTCAATATAAAAAGTTTGGCATTTGATTTCCTCGGCGATTGTGTGGTGCCCCCTAGAGGCAGGGCAGGGTGCTGCCCCAAGCAGGCGGGACAGAAGGAGGGTGGCGATTGCAGCTTGTTAGCgggcaaaataataattaaaaaattcagCCAGGCGCCCAAGCAAgacacatggaaacatagaagactgagggcagaaaaagacctcctggtccatctagtctgcccttatactatttcctgtattttatcttaggatggatatatgtttatcccaggcatgtttaaattcagttcctgtggacttaccaaccacctctgctggaagtttgttccaagcatctaccactctttccgtaaaatattttctcccgttgcttctgatctttccccccaactaacctcagattgtgcccccttgttcttgggttcactttcctattaaaaacacttccctcctgaagagACCCGAGTTGGGGACTCTCCTCTTTTAACCTTCCCTTTCCCAGCCTGCAACCTGAACAAGCCAGCCCCGATTCGCACGTTGCAAGAGATACGTGTAAGGAGGAGCTCCTTCAAATCAACCACCGAAAGCGCCAAGTCGGGGACGGGGTTCGCCCCGACGCCTCTCCCGGCTAGCGCTTCTCCCTCCTGGGCTTACCGAGCGCCCTTCTCCCGGTCGGAACCCTCGGGCAACCGCCACCGCCACCCCCCCGCCCCGGCGAGGTAGCCGCTCCCGCTCCGGCGCATTCCGCCAAGCAACAAAGATCGGCAGCCCCTTCCGCGAAAGGCAACCGCTTTAACCCTTCCCGCCCCGGCGCCCGATCCGAGACAATGCAGCCTCGCTCGCCCCGCACAGCGCTCGGGTGCAAATCCGAGACTCTGCGGGTCAAGAGCGCTCTCGTTTTTCTCCCTTCGATCCCCGGCCGGGTCGGTTCCGTCGCGGGCTTTACGAGCTCCCCCCCTTCTCGGGCACGTACCCCGCAGGCGGCGATCCGAAGGGGCGGCTGCAGGGCGCGCGAAGCGGGAGTCCGCCCGACGGAACAAAAGCGGCCCCGGCTGCGACGGCCGCTCCGCCTCTGGCGCTCCTCGGCTCCGCTCGCTCGGTCGGCCCGCCCGGCCGCTGTTCGCAAAGGCGTCCCCCAACTCCGGACGCATCAATCCCGGCTGGCCGCTTTCCCCCGCCtccctttttttaaatttcttttattttaacccCCGCCCTCCCGACACGCTCGACTCCTTGGTGTGTGTCGCCAGCAGGGGAAACTTCAGCCCCGTTTATATAGTCGGGCGAGGAGGGCGGAGACTTTAGCCGCGCCCCTCCGTCGCTGATTGGGGCGAGGGCTTTCCGAggcgttctctctctctcgccctctcTTCTGTCCCCACCCCCCGCAACCTACAGCGGAACCAGGGAATTCGGGCCTGAGGTAAAGTCTCGGGGTCCCGCccacctgtttttttctttcgCATTCAAAGGGGGAACCTTGTAACGCGAACGCGATGGCTGGCCGATTCGGGGAGAGGGAAGGTCGACCTAGGCGATACCTTCTTCTCCAACCGGCCAGCCTAAAATAAGAAGAcagaccctccctccctccctccctccctcccttccttccttctactccattccttcctttcttccctccccttccttccctccccttccttccttccttccttccttctccttcttttcttctaccccattccttccttcctttcttccctccccttccttccctccctccccttccttccttctcattcttttcttctaccccattccttccttcctttcttccctccccttccttccctccccttccttccttccttccttccttctccttcttttcttcttccccattccttccttcctttcttccctccccttccttccccttccttccttccttctccttcttttcttcttccccattccttccttccttcctttcttccctccccttccttccctccccttccttccttccttccttctccttcttttcttctaccccattccttccttccttccctccccttccttccctccccttccttccttccttctccttcttttcttctaccccattccttccttccttccctctccttccttccctccccttctttccttctttccttccttctccttcttttcttcttccccattccttccttcctttcttccctctccttcctccccttccttccttctccttcttttcttcttccccattccttccttcctttcttccctctccttccttccctccccttccttccttctccttcttttcttcttccccattccttccttcctttcttccctctccttccttccctccccttccttccttccttccttctccttttactcctcccccttccttcctttcttccctgcacttccttccttccttctttccttccttccttccttccttccttccttccttccttccttccttccttcctgtatgCAAACAAAGAAGAGCAAGATTTTGCCTCCTTTTCTCCTCTGCCAATTGGTGGAAGAAGAGgcattttatctgtctgtctgtctgtctggtcaaatacatatttgtaatatacatagactTAGCTTTGtttatacataagatgggtactggtaagagggaacaataggacagggacagttggcacgctggtgcgcttatgcactctCCTCTGGCATTCTCCAGAGGAGGCGCACCCAGTGATTTTCTTAACTCTACGGGAGGTTCGTTGGGGCGCAGCTGATGGAGAGGGAATCCAAACCCCATTTCTACACACATACACCGGGGATCCCCGCTCATGTAGTTGGCTATCAGCACCCATCATCCTCTAACTGGCTAAAAGATAGATGCCCCTAACTCCTgcggcttttttccttgttctccAAATATTCCACGTGTCGGTAAAGATAATGGAAGTTTGTTTAGGGAACCTGTTTGACTTGAGCATCTCTGGCACATGCATACAtataaatgtttgtttttttccttcttgcaTGTAAGAATTTGCTGTTACACTCTCCCTCTTTTATTTTAAGAGAAAGGTCTCACATCTAGGCCTTTTTGCTCTTATCCCTAGTAAAGAATCTCTGTGTCAAAGCAGCATCAAGTTTAGTGTCATGTTTCCAATACTTGGCAACCATATATTTCCGAGGGAAGCCTGCAAACAAGACAAGAAGTGCACCATGTCGCTAGACCTCAAGCATCTGCTTTTCGGTGGTAGATTGCCCTTGCAGATTGAGGCTTTGTTGATAATCATTGATAGAGCTGTCTATATTCTTTTAAATGCATTTGGTTCCATTccatatttcctttcttttttaaaaatatatttcttttaggAACATTTTCTCTGTCATATCAGGTACAATGCAACGTAAaatttggacttttgcaaaaattatattttaaagttcAACTTTTATAAAAGAAAAAGCCTTCCCAGCATTCCTCTTTGTGAGAGAAGGGTGGTTCAaacatgtgaaaaataaatacatagaaaatCTGCCTGACTTGGAGGATGAAAAATTGGCTGCCTGTAGGTCTTTCACTCTGAGCTGCCATCGTCAATGGCCACAGAGGTTGGATGCCCAAAAGCAGGAGGAGAGGCTCATAACTTTCCCCTGTTGTTGGTTTGACCCTCCAGAGCTCATGCTGCTTGTGCAAAGAGAAGTTTTCACAACCTTGTCCCAGGGGTAGAAAACATGTTTTGCTGTGCAACTGAGATCTCCAAAGAGAAGATGAGCACAGCttttatgagaaaaatgaaacaGTGGAGTGCATGATTACAAGGAGCAAAAATAACCCAAAAAATAATGTTTTGAGGTCATTGGAAGTTTAGCCCATTTGACACAAGCAGGTCTGTGGAAGGCAAATTGCAGTATTTTATCAGATCATCAAGTGTTATCTTCGGCAGCAGAGGCAGTAGAAGGAAGAGACTGGGGCTAAaggcaaaggaaaggaaagatccaGCCAATGTTAGACcgatgtttttcaaacttggcaacttgaagataacgtcgacttcaattcccagaattcttccaccagcaaaattctgcgagttgaagtccacacaacttaaAAGTGGTCTAGTTTGAAAAATACTGAATTAGACCTGAAAACATTCAGTATGAACTCTCTACCTTGTAACAAATAACAACATTCAAGTGAGCAATGGTGAACTAATTGTCATAGGCAATCATCACTTTTGAGGCCCATATGAATGGAACTTCTGGAGGAAACTTATGTACTAACTGATCTCCCATCCATAAAGAGATGCTGCATATGAATAACTGTGGATCCTATGAGTGCAGATGCTAATGGACACAGTATTGTTGAACTAATTGTGTGATGGAGTATCAAGGATTGGGGGGGGTATTTTAGCTACATTTAAGGTCTAATTGAAGTCTCAGTTTGCAGTTCTTAGCTGTCCCGTTACTTATTATCTGCCTACCACGCTACCCAGGATATAAATGATAACACTtcatccattatttatttatttattagatttgtatgccgtccctctccgtagactcggggcggctcacagcatacaataagacaattcataacaaatctaataagtttaaAAAACGTtaaaaactgttctgtcgggctctctggtagactcctcccaaaaattctcaggtacaaatttcagacacacacacgtttgaaaattcaaaacaatgttctttataatgaaaattcacttaaactaagccctcttttggtatagcaaagagcactggtctccaaacaaactggtaatttgtcaagtcccttatcagttctgtgatacttagcttgcaactgtgaggcaattcacagtccttcttctttcacaaagtgaaacacactttgctctggtttagtttccaagcgggggaaaaatcagcacacaaaaggtcaaagtcagtaaagcagtcacgaaacacaacgatcagataatcctccacaatggccaaacccacaggctgctatttatagcagcctcactaattaccacagccccacccaaccacaggtggcctcattttctttgataataatctctcagttgttgttgcctatgcatcgctctccgcatgcgtggctgtatcattaactcttgttctgaatccaaggaggagctagataattgatctccttctgagctgtctgccacactctcctcctccctgtcactcatgtcttcttggtcagaggagccttcatcagcagattccaccgggggcaaaacaggcctgcagcatgtggatgtctcccccacatacacagtccttggggcaggagctgggccagagctaaccacaacaaaaaacccattattaaaccagacatacacacagacacaccatacataaattatatccaCCATCCACAATCAAATTGCATGTCAAACTTTCCCTAATCCCCATTGTTTATGCCAGCTTGTAAACCACTGATATCATATTTGGGAAGGATAATGTATATCTCTGgttaggtttttttttgtttaaagtaCTGTACAAGAAGGCCCG is part of the Erythrolamprus reginae isolate rEryReg1 chromosome 11, rEryReg1.hap1, whole genome shotgun sequence genome and harbors:
- the CITED4 gene encoding cbp/p300-interacting transactivator 4, giving the protein MRPELGDAFANSGRAGRPSERSRGAPEAERPSQPGPLLFRRADSRFARPAAAPSDRRLRAKTLDQEPHCDFLLQFSLCHMDGGGREEPLPSAATVDKKGWNYIALFVMADHMMMSMSHGMNGMQNYRIGMNGMQAPPQHGQQHVLRTLPPNHQMMQYGGPAMDGGMRQRPGINGQMGHHQMPSTVMFNNPGQQQQYMGPVGAQQLMASMHLQKLNTQYQGHPLLGMTAGPVGPGAPQYRMGPGQHPGMQHLPSPAFTLNVMDTDLIDEEVLTALVLELGLDRVQELPELFLGQNEFDFFSDFVNKQQQPSAISC